A region from the Panicum hallii strain FIL2 chromosome 1, PHallii_v3.1, whole genome shotgun sequence genome encodes:
- the LOC112884363 gene encoding uncharacterized protein LOC112884363, translating to MRGGGATEPAGRKRRLLASPRSSIHHPREPAAGGFGPTPPFPPPIPKRACSNLLAHRRCCSDPGLATAFVPGPRRRSGGSSRVFDEAAARPHLLKRKSSGEVDAAPVRRVRRSPPASSRKELPVALHLPKVEAEVLLPQPKAGSSAGDDGNNVDESSDEASLAELGVKVFPNMPPQSAANTWVRFVNNAKACINHYNKKYQVASWVRLLVEAGLKKSPHLPTRQSTRKKIPSSLGSRTAATTTISISMPKTRKVTPSSSLVRSGCALCLRRRMPLAVALFHLLMLAGNVSKPSRRR from the exons aTGAGAGGTGGAGGAGCGACGGAGCCTGCGGGCCGCAAGAGGCGTTTGCTCGCCTCGCCGCGCTCCTCTATCCATCATCCACGAGAGCCAGCAGCAGGGGGGTTTGGGCCCACTCCACCA TTCCCGCCGCCGATTCCCAAACGCGCCTGCTCCAACCTTCTCGCCCATCGAAGATGTTGCTCCGATCCGGGGCTTGCGACGGCGTTCGTCCCCGGGCCACGCCGTCGCAGCGGTGGATCCAGCCGCGTCTTCGATGAGGCGGCGGCTCGTCCTCACCTCCTCAAGCGCAAGTCCTCCGGCGAGGTCGACGCTGCCCCCGTTCGCCGAGTCAGGAGGTCGCCGCCGGC GTCATCGCGCAAGGAGCTGCCGGTTGCGCTCCACCTACCCAAGGTCGAAGCAGAGGTCCTGCTACCCCAACCTAAGGCCGGGTCCTCTGCAGGGGACGATGGCAACAACGTCGACGAGAGCTCTGACGAAGCTTCACTTGCAGAGTTGGGTGTAAAAGTGTTCCCCAATATGCCACCACAATCTGCGGCTAATACTTGGGTCCGTTTTGTCAACAATGCAAAGGCTTGCATCAACCACTACAACAAGAAGTATCAG GTGGCCTCGTGGGTTCGACTCCTGGTGGAAGCGGGGTTAAAAAAATCTCCTCATCTGCCTACACGCCAAAGCACAAGGAAAAAGATCCCCTCCTCCTTGGGGAGCAGGACGGCAGCTACTACTACCATATCAATTTCCATGCCCAAGACAAGAAAGGTCACGCCCAGCTCTTCTTTGGTGAGATCAGGGTGTGCGTTGTGCCTAAGGAGGAGGATGCCACTTGCTGTAGCCCTGTTTCACCTTCTGATGCTG GCGGGAAACGTCTCCAAACCGTCGAGGAGGCGATGA